From the Erythrolamprus reginae isolate rEryReg1 chromosome Z, rEryReg1.hap1, whole genome shotgun sequence genome, one window contains:
- the KAT7 gene encoding histone acetyltransferase KAT7 isoform X5 yields MSHDESIAKDMSMKDSGSDLSHRPKRRRFHESYNFNMKCPTPGCNSLGHLTGKHERHFSISGCPLYHNLSADECKVRAQSRDKQVEDRMLSHRQDDNNRHATRHQAPTERQLRYKEKVAEMRKKRNASLTKEQKEKYMEHRQIYGNTREPLLENLTSEYDLELFRRAQARASEDLEKLRLQGQITEGSNMIKTIAFGRYELDTWYHSPYPEEYARLGRLYMCEFCLKYMKSQTILRRHMAKCVWKHPPGDEIYRKGSISVFEVDGKKNKIYCQNLCLLAKLFLDHKTLYYDVEPFLFYVMTEADNTGCHLIGYFSKEKNSFLNYNVSCILTMPQYMRQGYGKMLIDFSYLLSKVEEKVGSPERPLSDLGLISYRSYWKEVLLRYLHNFQGKEISIKEISQETAVNPVDIVSTLQALQMLKYWKGKHLVLKRQDLIDEWIAKEAKRCNSNKIMDPGCLKWTPPKGT; encoded by the exons ATGTCACATGATGAAAGTATTGCCAAGGATATGTCCATGAAAGATTCAGGGAGTGATTTATCCCATCGTCCCAAAAGACGACGTTTCCACGAAAGCTATAATTTTAACATGAAATGTCCCACCCCTGGCTGCAATTCCTTAG GACACCTGACTGGAAAACATGAGCGACATTTTTCTATATCTGGATGCCCTCTGTATCATAATCTTTCAGCAGATGAATGCAAG GTCAGAGCTCAAAGCCGAGACAAACAAGTGGAAGACCGGATGCTTTCTCATCGACAGGATGACAACAATAGACATGCTACTAGGCATCAG GCACCAACTGAAAGACAATTGAGATATAAGGAGAAAGTTGCAGAGATGAGAAAGAAGAGGAATGCAAGCTTAACTAAGGAACAAAAGGAAAAATACATG GAGCATAGACAAATCTATGGCAACACAAGAGAGCCCCTTTTAGAGAATCTGACCAGTGAGTATGACCTAGAACTATTCCGACGAGCGCAAGCAAGAGCTTCTGAAGATCTA GAAAAGCTGCGACTTCAGGGCCAAATCACTGAAGGTAGTAACATGATCAAAACCATTGCTTTTGGTCGCTATGAACTGGACACGTGGTACCATTCTCCCTACCCAGAGGAGTATGCCCGGCTTGGGCGACTCTATATGTGTGAATTCTGCCTCAAGTATATGAAGAGTCAGACAATACTTCGCAGACACATG GCAAAATGTGTCTGGAAGCATCCTCCAGGTGATGAAATTTACCGCAAAGGTTCAATCTCAGTATTTGAAGTAGATGGGAAAAAGAACAAG ATATATTGCCAAAATTTGTGCCTCCTGGCAAAACTCTTCTTGGACCATAAGACTTTGTATTATGATGTCGAACCATTTCTTTTCTATGTCATGACAGAAGCTGATAACACAGGATGCCACCTAATAGGCTATTTTTCCAAG GAGAAGAACTCATTTCTCAACTATAATGTTTCTTGCATTTTGACAATGCCTCAGTACATGAGGCAGGGGTATGGCAAAATGCTTATTGATTTCA GCTATTTACTTTCCAAAGTGGAAGAGAAAGTTGGCTCTCCAGAAAGGCCCCTGTCAGACTTGGGACTTATCAGCTACCGTAGTTACTGGAAAGAGGTTCTTCTCCGTTATCTGCATAATTTCCAAGGCAAAGAAATCTCCATCAAAG AGATCAGCCAAGAGACAGCTGTCAATCCTGTTGACATTGTTAGCACTCTGCAAGCCCTTCAGATGCTCAAGTACTGGAAAGGCAAACACCTGGTCCTAAAAAGACAA